A region of Salmo salar chromosome ssa17, Ssal_v3.1, whole genome shotgun sequence DNA encodes the following proteins:
- the LOC106575213 gene encoding formimidoyltransferase-cyclodeaminase codes for MAKLVECVPNFSECRNKKVIDAIAEAISSTEGCSLLDVDPGSSTNRTVYTFVGSPQAVVEGALNAARTAFPLIDMTKHSGEHPRMGAMDVCPFIPVQNVTMEDCVNCANIFAQHLTDVLHVPVYLYGEAARKENRRSLPSVRAGEYEALSEKLKRTEWAPDYGPATFVASWGATVAGARKFLVAYNINLLSTKEQAHRIALDIREKGRSKDQPGLMKKVQGMGWYLEEANIAQVSTNILDFELTPVHTVYEEICSAAKDLNLPVVGSQIVGLMPLRAVLDCADFYIQRDRLFIVEEEHKVRLVISKLGLDSLGPFVPKERIIEYMVERTEEDKRLVSLSLQQFVRSVGARTAAPGGGSVSAAIAAMGAALGAMVGQMTYGKRQFDSLDSIMRRLIPPFHQAMNELLVMVDADSKAFSCYMAALKMPRNTTDEVKRREAAMQEGLKQAVAVPLSLAERVNLLWPCLKEMVIYGNVACKSDLQTQQRASAMLTEARESANAVLDTAERKK; via the exons ATGGCTAAGCTGGTGGAGTGTGTGCCCAACTTCTCAGAGTGCCGGAACAAAAAG GTGATTGATGCCATAGCAGAGGCCATTTCCAGCACGGAGGGATGCAGTCTTCTCGACGTGGACCCTGGATCCTCCACCAACCGTACAGTCTACACCTTCGTAGGCTCGCCACAGGCTGTGGTGGAGGGTGCATTGAACGCTGCACGCACTGCCTTCCCACTCATTGATATGACCAAACACTCAG GGGAGCATCCACGGATGGGAGCCATGGACGTGTGTCCCTTCatccctgtccagaatgtcactatgGAGGACTGTGTCAACTGTGCCAACATTTTTGCCCAACACTTAACAGATGTGCTGCATGTACCTG Tgtatc tttatgGAGAAGCAGCGAGGAAAGAGAACAGGAgatctcttccctctgtccggGCAGGAGAGTATGAGGCCTTGTCTGAGAAA TTGAAGAGGACAGAGTGGGCTCCTGACTATGGCCCTGCCACCTTCGTGGCCTCCTGGGGAGCTACAGTAGCAGGGGCTCGCAAATTCCTTGTTGCCTACAACATAAACCTCCTCAGCACCAAGGAACAAGCCCATCGGATCGCACTAGATATCCGGGAAAAAGGCAGAAGCAAAGACCAG CCGGGTCTGATGAAGAAGGTGCAGGGAATGGGATGGTACCTGGAAGAGGCGAACATAGCCCAGGTGTCCACCAACATCCTGGACTTTGAGCTGACGCCCGTCCACACTGTTTACGAAGAGATCTGCAGTGCGGCCAAG GACCTGAACCTGCCAGTGGTGGGCTCTCAGATTGTAGGCCTCATGCCTCTGAGAGCCGTGCTGGACTGTGCTGACTTCTACATCCAGAGAGACAGGCTCTTCATTGTGGAGGAGGAGCACAAAGTCCGTCTGGTCATCAGTAAACTTGGGCTTGATTCACTTGGGCCTTTCGTCCCCAAAGAGAGAATCATAGA GTACATGgtggagaggactgaggaggaCAAGCGtttggtgtctctgtctctgcagcAGTTTGTCCGCAGTGTGGGAGCCAGAACCGCTGCTCCAGGAGGAGGGTCAGTCTCTGCTGCCATCGCTGCAATG gGGGCTGCTCTGGGAGCCATGGTGGGTCAGATGACCTATGGGAAGAGGCAGTTTGATAGCCTGGACAGCATCATGAGGAGACTCATCCCTCCCTTCCATCAGGCCATGAATGAACTGCTGGTCATGGTGGACGCAGACTCCAAGGCGTTCAGTTGCTATATG GCTGCATTGAAGATGCCAAGAAACACAACAGATGAAGTTAAAAG GAGGGAAGCTGCCATGCAGGAGGGTCTGAAGCAGGCCGTGGCGGTCCCACTGTCTCTGGCTGAAAGAGTCAACCTGCTGTGGCCTTGTCTAAAGGAAATGGTGATCTACGGAAATGTGGCCTGCAAGTCTGACCTCCAG ACTCAACAGAGAGCATCAGCTATGCTTACTGAGGCCAGGGAGAGTGCTAATGCAGTCCTGGATACTGCAGAGAGAAAAAAGTGA